The genomic window AGAGACGTCATCGTTCTCTTTATATGCTTATCTATAAAAATCGGAGCTTTTTCTCTCTTTAGTGCTTTCTCGTTGGCTCATCCGAGTTCCCCGATCACCATCGACGAAGAGCATTGTGAGGCCTTtaccaattttcttttttttggttgtttgatcGTTTAATTTGATCTAATTTGATCGCTTGTTGCTGTTCTTTTGCGGCATCTGATCTTTGATagattttgtgttttgatttttgatttttagtttttttttttttttttttttgagatttgtTATGAATGAAGGTTAGCATTGCATAAGAATCATTGAGGGCTTTCCATATTCTCTCTTTTTGCTTGTTTGATCGTTTATTTGATGTAATTTGATCGATCTAAtccttttttatgtttattttctgTGTTTTGATTGTGgaatctctctcttttttttggatttaacACCATCtgatcatattatttatatatttacagatTCTGAGGCTTTTTGGTGGATTTTGCATGTTTTGATTTCTGATTTACTGCGTTTGTTGTATGATTTCATTTGATTCATTTTTGgtaaagtttttgtttttaatttagagCATGAGATTTGATTGTGTATTTgagatttgtttttaattcatgAAAGGATGCATGGAGGTGTTGAAGGGATAAATTTTATGGCATGATTTGGTTTATTTTCTCGAAATTttcttgtttgtaatttggcTCATGAGTTTTGGTTGTGAATTTGAGATAGATGAATTGGCTTTATTTTCATGAGAGGATGTGTAGAGATGTTCAGGTGAtagttatttcatatttaattgaaaagaaggagaaatgtTCTTGAGTTTTATATTGGATTCGATAGAATAATAGGAAATTTTTAGGTTAATAGTCAAGATTgacatatataattaagttttgAATGTGAAGATCACATGGATGCCTTAATGATAGGTTAATAGAACATCCACTGTCAGTAGTCTTATGAGAGATGGGAATTGAAGTAGTTTCGATTCTGGGCATAACAATCAATCTTATATACTTGCTTTGTTGGACTTCCTAGTACTAGTTAGTGTTGGGTTTTAAAAAAGAACCATTTTGTTGCTAGTTGAGTTTAGACCATTGTTGCTAGCTGAGTTTAGATCAAATTTTGACATTAGATAATATAAAAAGACAGTGATAATACTAAAGCAGAGTGGATCTGGAATGCGTTAATTGATGTGTTTGCCCGTCATGTCTGAAATTATTACACAATTTTGGCATTTGCAGATATGAAAATCTGCAAAGGGTGAATGTATAAGAAACTTAGACATTGATTCGATTATGATAAGCTTTTTTTATGAGGATTTGGTGAAGatactttttgtttgttttttttcaaaaatatgaaagataaaGTATGGGAAAATAGAGATCGATTATTTCGTGAAGTATTTTGGTATTAAATGTTACAGTGTTCAATAGGAAAAGATGATTTTAAAATGGTTTTCTCTGGCTGACCTTGAATTTTCGGGACATGATTTGTTAACATGCAGCTGTACTCATGGTTTGCTAATTGTCTATAGTCATGGTTTAAAGTCATCATATCTAATCTTATCATGGAGTAGTATTAGTTTGCGTAGTGTTGCCATTTGGTGAAGCAAAGTGTTTAATCAGCACAAAGGCCTCCCAACAAATTAGAAAATGTTCTTTGCTGAATTCATTCTGATAACTTGTTGGGTTGTGTTTATATTCTAATGTCTATTCATTTATCCCTTCTTGCAGAATTCACTAGATAGACAAAATGGGTGGTGGCAAAGATAAGAATGATGGCTCAGAGAGTAGCGACAAAGGCTTGTTTTCAAATTTGGCGTATGGGCTTGCTGGACATCTTCCTGGACAATATTCATCAGGGGCATACCCTCCTCCATATGGACACCCTCAAGCACCTGGTGCATATCCTCCACAGGGATATCCTCCACAGGGGTACCCACCATCTGGGTATCCACCGGCCGGTGGACATCAACCATATGGTTATCCACCTTCTGGTTATCCACCTTCTGGTTATCCACCAGCTGGCTACCCTGCACCATCTGCTCCTCCGCATTACGGTATGTATAAACACTGCCAATATTAGTTCTGCTGATTGTGTAGTTTACTTCAGAGAAGCTTTAGTAACATCATTGGTGCTACATCACAGTTATGAATTTTATAAACCAATACCATGTTGGTTTATATATTGCAATCTTAAGTACTTGCATTTTCAACCAACAGCAGTTATTAGCTTGAGTGATGCCATCAATGTCACCTCACAGATACCCAATATATTttccaatatttctttttaCATGTTAGTAACTCAATAGCAAGAACAAGGCCTGGATCAAGATGTTAACCGTTGTTTCAAATTCTCACCGGATACACCATTTCATCATGATTTACATTAGTTATCAAACTCAGTAATTGTCCACTAAAGTCAGCATTACATCTTTATTCTACTACACCTTCTTTCAGTTATATGTTTTGCCTTTATATGCCTGATTCGATCAAAGCCTCGGCCATAAACATCTTGTTCCATGGTCTCGCAAATACTTGGAATAAGAAAATGACGTCGAAGTTATTAACCTTAGCACTTTCAGTATATACTCATGTTTAATTTTCTGAAACTCTAGGTTCAAGTCATGGAAGTCATGGATCTGGATATGGACCATTGTTAGCTGGAGGTGTGGCTGCTGCTGCCGCTGCTTATGGTGCTCACCAGTTATCCCATGGTCATATGGGACACGGTATGTTCCATGGACATGGCCATCACCATGGATATGGCCATCATGGAAAATTTAAGCACCATGGTAAATTCAAACATGGGAAGTTTGGCAAACACATGTTTGGTGGCAAGCATGGGATGTTTGGTGGCAAGTT from Dioscorea cayenensis subsp. rotundata cultivar TDr96_F1 chromosome 9, TDr96_F1_v2_PseudoChromosome.rev07_lg8_w22 25.fasta, whole genome shotgun sequence includes these protein-coding regions:
- the LOC120269402 gene encoding glycine-rich protein A3-like, coding for MGGGKDKNDGSESSDKGLFSNLAYGLAGHLPGQYSSGAYPPPYGHPQAPGAYPPQGYPPQGYPPSGYPPAGGHQPYGYPPSGYPPSGYPPAGYPAPSAPPHYGSSHGSHGSGYGPLLAGGVAAAAAAYGAHQLSHGHMGHGMFHGHGHHHGYGHHGKFKHHGKFKHGKFGKHMFGGKHGMFGGKFKKWK